The window GTGATCGCTCAGCTCATCAGGCAACGCTTCAAGGCTCAGCCTTGGTAGGCGGAGGAGACGGCTTCGTGGACGATTTTGCCTTCGTGAATGTTGATCGCGGATTGAAGAGGACCGGTGTCTTGTAGGACGCCGGACATTCCCGCCGCCGCGATTTTCGAAATCCATCGCATTGTTGCGTTGCACAATGCAAAGGTGCTCGTCCGGCCGACAGCACCGGGCATGTTGGCGACGCAGTAGTGAACGACCTCATCGATGATATAAGTCGGCTCACTGTGCGTGGTAGGGCGGCTGGTTTCGATGCATCCGCCTTGATCCACGGCGACGTCGATGACGACCGCACCCGATTTCATGATGCGAAGGTCTTCGGCCCGAACCAAGTTGGGTGCTCGAGCACCCGGAATCAAGACGGAACCGATTACCAGGTCGGCTCGTTCGAGTTGTTCGACGATGTTGTGGCGATCGCTGTAAAGCGTGTTCACGTTGGCTGGCATCACATCGTCAAGGTATCGCAAGCGATCAAGATTGACGTCCAGGATCGCCACGTCGGCTTGGAATCCCGCGGCGATTTTGGCTGCATTGGCACCCACCACACCGCCACCCAGGATCGTGATGTGCGCGGGGGCAACGCCAGGGACACCGCCCAGCAAAATGCCGCGTCCCATCTGAGGCCGTTCCAGATACTTCGCGCCTTCTTGAATGCTCATCCGACCAGCGACTTCACTCATCGGTGTCAACAACGGGAGTTGCCCTGATGCATCGCGAAGCGTTTCGTAGGCCAGGCAGGTCGCACCGCTATCCAGCATCGCTTTGGTCAGCGTGTCGTCCGCGGCGAAGTGGAAATAGGTGAATACCAACTGACCGGGCCGGATCAAATCGTATTCCGACCGCTGTGGTTCTTTCACTTTCACCACCAAATCGGCTTTCGCGAAAATGTCATCGGCCGAGGCGACCAACTCGGCACCCGCTCGAAGGTAGTCGTGGTCGGGCAATCCCGATCCGAGACCCGCTCCGGCTTGCACCAAAACGGTGTGCCCCGCTTGAGTCAGTTCAGCGACGCCGACGGGGAGCATTCCCACGCGGTATTCATCGGTCTTAATTTCCGAGGGCACGCCAACAATCATGAGTCACTCTGCTCGATGGAATTCGTTCAAAAGGGTTTGGTGAAGTCGGTCCGCCTCTTCGAGTCGCAAACGCACCACGTTGTTGAAATCGTCGAAATCGTCGGGTTTCAAATACAGATGGCATCGATCATCGGAATCACTCGGTAACGATGGGACGTCGGTTCCGGCTTCTTCGGAGAGGACGTAGAACCAATCGTTGGTCGTGATCGCGATCGGGACATTGCGATGTTGGGTGATAACACGGGCTTCGTGCGATGGCGACGTGGCATCCGACCGCAAAGATTCGTCGGGCTCCGATTCTTCCGTTGTGGCGTTCTCAACGTTTTCAAGAACGAATCGTTCGGTTGGCATGAGGTCCCCACTCGGGTCGGATAAACGAGTGCTAATCACAACGGCGACCTCATCGGCGGATGCGACCATGCGAGATCGCAGGCCAGATCCACCCGAGCAGACGATCGGCACGTGCAGATGGCACGAACGCCACGGACCGGTTCGATGTCCGATGCCACCATTTTGCCCAAGTGCAAATCCGCTGGTTCCACCCAGCACCACCGTCGCGTCGGGCTCGAGCACCGAGTCCAAAACATCGAGCATCGCGTCGACCAATTTGATTTGGCAACCGTAAGTTCGCATCCACGTTGTGATCCAATCCGGATCGTCTTCGGCGGTGATGCGATGATCCGGCGGCGTGGTTTCATGGACCATGAACGGCACTTCCTCCGGGGCGTCGTCCTCATCATCAGCAGTATCGGTTTCGATCGGCAGGTCGTCTTCGTATTCATCGGCGTAGTAGGCCGGTTCTTCGGCGACGGAATCATCGCTGAGTTCTCGCGGCGCGTCCCAGCAATGCGTCAAGAATCTCGAGTGCAACCAAACCGAGTCGCCTTGTGCCAGTCGGTCAGCCGCGACCGCGGTCAGCCGACCGATTGAGGTGTCTTCAATTTCAAAGGTTTCGACTTCGTGATTGGAGTCCTCCTCGTTGTCGCTCTCCAGCAACACGATTTCTTCAAACGCGGCGGCCGATTCGCGTTCCAGCAAACGAGGGTCATCGGTGATCACGACGATCTCCTTTGCCCGCGGCGTGTCCGCCAGTGCATTGGCCCATCGGTCCCATTGTTCGAGAGGATCCGTGACCGGAGTGATGGCACGGTTCCATGTAACTCCTTCTGCCGCCATTCGATCGATGGCCGGTGTTCGATTCCATGAGGACCCATAGGCGGAGATTGCAGCAGGAGTGAATCCTTCCAGCGTGAAGATCAGCATGCGTTGCTTTGGGCCAAATTTGCGTTGAGTCAAAAAACGTGACGTAGGGTTGAACGTGCAGTCTATCGCGGCATGGGCCCTCTCTGAATGACGGGTGTTCCGATTGTCGCGGTTGGATCGATTTTTCAACCACTCATCGAATACGTCCCACAATGAATTCGGCTTCCCCCGTCAGTTCTTATCCCGCTTCCTCGACTTCGGCGTCTTCGGTCGTTGTGCCTCCGGCTTCGCGAACGGCGACCGAGAAATTCCAATCGGGACCAAGGTTCGAGACGACCGTTGTCACAAAACACGAGCAATCGGTTGTCACCGCACCACCATGCGTGCGTGACACCGTGAGCGTTTGGGACGTGCCGTTTGATCGTTTGGACATGTGGGGATCGGTCGACGCAATCGACCGGTTGATCGCCGCTCGGACGCCTCAGTACGTCATCACCGCCAATTTGAATTACTGCATGCTGCATCATCGATCGCCGCAGCTTCAGCAAATCACCCATCGAGCGGCATTGGTGTTGGCCGATGGTCAGCCGATCGTTGCTCGCAGCAAATTGACCGACCGACCGTTGCCTGAACGAGTCGCCGGTAGCGAACTGATTGTGCATCTGTGTGGACGAGCCGCCCAACGTGGTCACCGGGTGTACTTCTTGGGCGGAGAAGCAGGTGTCGCAGAAAAAGCTTCCAAGCGTTTGAAAGCGATGTATCCAGGGTTGCAGATCGCCGGCTGTGAATCACCTCCGTTCCGCAAACTCACCGCGGAGGAGCAAGCCGC of the Rhodopirellula baltica SH 1 genome contains:
- the ald gene encoding alanine dehydrogenase, whose protein sequence is MIVGVPSEIKTDEYRVGMLPVGVAELTQAGHTVLVQAGAGLGSGLPDHDYLRAGAELVASADDIFAKADLVVKVKEPQRSEYDLIRPGQLVFTYFHFAADDTLTKAMLDSGATCLAYETLRDASGQLPLLTPMSEVAGRMSIQEGAKYLERPQMGRGILLGGVPGVAPAHITILGGGVVGANAAKIAAGFQADVAILDVNLDRLRYLDDVMPANVNTLYSDRHNIVEQLERADLVIGSVLIPGARAPNLVRAEDLRIMKSGAVVIDVAVDQGGCIETSRPTTHSEPTYIIDEVVHYCVANMPGAVGRTSTFALCNATMRWISKIAAAGMSGVLQDTGPLQSAINIHEGKIVHEAVSSAYQG
- a CDS encoding sulfatase; the protein is MLIFTLEGFTPAAISAYGSSWNRTPAIDRMAAEGVTWNRAITPVTDPLEQWDRWANALADTPRAKEIVVITDDPRLLERESAAAFEEIVLLESDNEEDSNHEVETFEIEDTSIGRLTAVAADRLAQGDSVWLHSRFLTHCWDAPRELSDDSVAEEPAYYADEYEDDLPIETDTADDEDDAPEEVPFMVHETTPPDHRITAEDDPDWITTWMRTYGCQIKLVDAMLDVLDSVLEPDATVVLGGTSGFALGQNGGIGHRTGPWRSCHLHVPIVCSGGSGLRSRMVASADEVAVVISTRLSDPSGDLMPTERFVLENVENATTEESEPDESLRSDATSPSHEARVITQHRNVPIAITTNDWFYVLSEEAGTDVPSLPSDSDDRCHLYLKPDDFDDFNNVVRLRLEEADRLHQTLLNEFHRAE
- a CDS encoding WecB/TagA/CpsF family glycosyltransferase, whose product is MNSASPVSSYPASSTSASSVVVPPASRTATEKFQSGPRFETTVVTKHEQSVVTAPPCVRDTVSVWDVPFDRLDMWGSVDAIDRLIAARTPQYVITANLNYCMLHHRSPQLQQITHRAALVLADGQPIVARSKLTDRPLPERVAGSELIVHLCGRAAQRGHRVYFLGGEAGVAEKASKRLKAMYPGLQIAGCESPPFRKLTAEEQAAQDARIRDAGTDLLFVAFGQPKGEQWIAEHAARIGVPVSIQLGASFDFLAGTAKRAPKIFQSIGMEWAYRMLSDPKRLVPRYMSNIGYLFSALTTDWKNTVKSWGMTS